The DNA window GGCCGAATGGTCCATTTTGCTGTGGTCCATCTTGGAATGGTCCATCTTGGAATGATCGGCTGTGCCATGATGGTCGGCCAACGCCGGTCCGCTCAGACCAAGTGTCGCCGCGACGGCTGCAGCTGCAAAAATCGAACGCATAATTACTCTCCGAAAAACTGATTAATCCCCGTGGTACGCATATTAGTCTCAGGCGCACCGATGACAAGTGAACGACCCATACCTATGTCCGGTTCCAAGCATAGGAGATTTTTGAATGGCAGATACGCAGCAGGCAATCATCGCAGGCGGGTGCTTTTGGTGCACAGAAGCGGTGTTCCGCGACGTAATCGGTGTGAGCGAAGTCGAGAGCGGCTATATTGGCGGCTCTGTCGAAAACCCGACATACAAGCAAGTGTGCACCGGCACGACCGGCCATGCAGAAGGCATTCGCGTGACATTCGACACCGATGTGATTTCTCTGGCGGAAATTTTCGATGTGTTTCTCGGCACGCATGATCCAACCCAGCTGAACCGCCAAGGCGGCGATGTCGGCACCCAATATCGCAGCGCGATTTTTCCGCTGGACGACGCCCAACGCGCGGAGGCCGAGGCCGCGATTGGCCGCTGGAACGACAGCAACAGCGGCACTGCGGTTACAACAGTCGAGCCGCTCGGCCCATGGTATCCGGCGGAGGACTACCATCAGGAATATTGGGAAGGCGAAGGCAAGAGCAATCCCTATTGCCTAGCCGTAATTCCGCCGAAGATCATGAAACTGCGCAAGAGCTTTCAGGACAAGGTCAAGGGGTGATTTGTAAGCTGACCCAGGATTTGCAATAGTCCGACAATGAACAGCGACCCTGACTTGCATTTCACCTCAGATCACATTTTGCATGATGGCGGCGTGGTTGAATTTCACTGTTCATCGGACACGCAGCAATGGCCTTGGCTTGTTTTGCCGCCGGACCATCCGATTGTGGTGCAGAACACCCAATATTGGACAAGCGTTGAATCTTCGCTGGCTCGCGGCACGATGGACGGGTCGAAATGGACCGCGTTGACATGGACCAAATGGACGTCCGGCGACCCGGGTGCTGGCAGGGATTTTGGCCCGATGGTTCGTGGCACTTCGCAGCCAATTGGCGATGATGAACGGCCACAGAACCGCATTTGCCTATATGATGCGCAAGATAATCTGGTGTGCGATATGCTCAGCTACGGGGTTGTCTTTCGCAATCGTGATTTCGAAGCATGGAGAGCAAAAGCCAAGGATGATTCAGCAGCCGAAACCAGCCTTGACCAATTTGAGTTTGCGCCAACTGCAGATGTTGGAAGCGAAGGCGTAGGTCCGTCGCTCATATCGCCTCTACACAATGATGGCAGGCGGCACGCAATGGGCTTGATTACAAAGGCCAACGCCTTCCCGCCAGGCCACCCCTTCATGAGCGGGTCCGGCGACCATGTAAATGCGACCCACTTATGCGAGGCAGGGCATCAATTCCTGCACCTGCTCGAAGGCGGCAAGCCGCTTCGGGTTACCGGCGGCGAAATGCGCTTTACCCGTTACGTTGAACTGGCGCGGCCTATTCGCATTGAAGAGACCGCACGCAACGAGAATGACGTTTCGATGGCGGTTACACAGGGTGGGAAACCCTGCACCACTATCACGCTACAGTTCGAACGCCGATAATCGTCCTATTTGACCCAGCGGGCTACGAAGAAGCCGTCCAGGCCGCCTTCATCGCTCAGCATTCCCGCATCTGTCCGCAGCCAGCCATCATCTGTAGGCTGCAAGCCTGCTGGCAGTTCTTCGGCGGTAATCGGCATGGGCGTCAGGCCGACGCTTTCCGCTTGCGCGTCACCTTCTGCGCTCTCCAAAGAACAGACTGCATAAACCAGTGCGGAGCCTTCGGGCAGCCATTCGATCGCGCGTTCCAATAGCGCATTCTGCAATTCGGCCATTTCTTCGATTTGGCGGTCGCCAATACGGTGGATCACATCGGGATGGCGGCGGCAGGTGCCGGTCGCGGTGCATGGCGCGTCCAGCAGGATCGCGTCGAATTGCTTGGCCGGTTGCCAGGTTAGCGCGTTGGCCTTGATAATTTCCGCCTCAAGCCCGGTGCGCTCCAGATTCTGGCGCAACTTGCCCAGTCGTCGTTCGCTGATATCGAGAGCGGTCACTTGCCAACCGGCAGCAGCCAATTGCAGCGTTTTTCCTCCCGGCGCAGCGCAAAGGTCCAGCACACGCTTTGGCCCGTTCGGGCCCCCGCCCTGCCCCAACAATCGCGCTGGCAAAGTGGCGGCCAGATCCTGCACCCACCAGTCGCCCTCTGCAAAACCGGGCAGCTGGTCAATCGGCGTTCCGCGTGGCAGCCGGATATGACCGGGCGCGAGGCTAACTCCGCCCATCGATGCGGCGCGTTCGTCGGTATCCGCCCAATTCTTGAGTGCGAGATCAACCGGGGGCGGCGCAATCAGGCCCGCTGCAATAATCTCGGCGCGGTCACCCCAGCGGTCGATTACGCGATCCGGCATTGTGGGCGCATCTGGCAGAGAGATTTCCTGTTTGTTTAGCGTAGAGAACACCCCGTGCGCCAAACGGCGTGTACCGCCGGTCAGCAAGGGGAGCGCGGTCGCAATCACCGCGTGCGGCGGGGTGTCCAGCCGCAGCCATTGCGCCAACATCAGCCGCAAAACCGATCGCGCCTTGGCATCATCGGGCAGCGGCTTCTTCATCACGCTGTCGATCAAGCCATCGAAATCTACCAGCCAACGCAGCACTTCGCTGGCAATCGCAATCGACAACGCCCGGTCGGCAGGCCCGCGAATATGGCGTGTAGCGTTGCGTTCCGCCTGCTCCAGCGTTTCACCGCGGTGAAGCACAGCATCGATCATTTGCAGCGCCGCACGGCGCGCGGGGAGGCCCGGAATATCTGACATGGCGGTTCCTTTAGGCGCGGTTGAAACTATCCGCTACCCTGCGCATTGATGAAGTATGACAAAAGAAAAATCCAAAGAAGCCAAGAATTTTGAAAAGCCGAAGCATTGGACCAACGATCCAGCGCCCGAACCCAAGGCGGTCGATCCGTTGAAAGACGAACCGCGCGATCTGTCCCCTACCCGCTACGGCGATTGGGAGAAGGATGGCATTGCTTGGGACTTCTAAGTCTGGCGGTGCTGCACGTTAAAGCGGTTTGAAATTGACCTTCAATCCATCTTTCGGCTGCGGGATCGGCCATGCTTTCCATTCAGGAGCATAACCTTCAGCCACATCGATTTGATAGCGCGTCAACATGTGCACCATCAGCACTTTGACCTGCATATAGGCAAAATGCAGGCCTAGGCACATATGCGCACCGCCGCCAAACGGAACCCATGCGTATTTGTGCCGCGCTTTCACCAGTTCTGGCGTGAACCGCATCGGGTCAAATTTCTCCGGCTCGGGCCAATGCTCGGGGTCATGGTGCACAAAATGCGCGCTTACATTAACCGGCGTGCCGGCCGGAATTTTATAGCCGCCATATTCAAAGTCTTTGAGCGCACGGCGCGGCGTTGATGGCACTGGCGGGAACAACCGTAGCGATTCCTTGAACGCCATCTCGGTCAATTCCAGCTTGCCAAGGTCTTCATACGAAATGGGCCGGCCTTCGCCGCCAGTTATCGCCGTAATCTCTCGCCGAAGCTTTTCCTGCCATTCCGGATTTTTGGCGAGCAGCCAGACCATCGATGTCGCGCTCGATGTGATTGTATCATGCGCCGCCATCATCAGGAAGTTCATGTGGTCGACCACCTCATCGACCGCCAGCAAGCTGCCATCTTCATGCGTTGCATTGGCAAACTGGCTGAACATATCCTGCCCTCCGCCTTCGGCGCGGCGGCGGAGCGTTTCCTTGGTGAAATAATCCACCAAAAATTCTCGGCCCTTCACGCCCTTACGCAGGAGGGTGAACGGCAGCGGCTTGCGCACGGGCGCGACGGAGGCCTGCACCATATAGACGAAAGCTTCGTTGATCTTGTCGGCTTCAGGACCCCATTCAATCCCGATGAAGCTGTCTGCCGCCAGATCGAGCGTGAGTTTCTTGATCGCGGGGTAGAAGGTCATTTCTCCCGCCCAATCCTTAACCGTATCGGCGATGCCGCGGTTTAACGCATCTGCATAATGGCGCATCGGCCCCGGCTTGAACGCAATTGAGAGCGCACGACGGTCCATCCGGTGATGGTCAAAATCCATCAGCATCAATCCGCGCGGAAACAGTTGGTCGAGGATCGGACCCCAACCCTGTTCCGAACTGAAGATCTTGTTGCGATCGAACAGCACCAGTTCGTTCGCATCAGCGCCAATCATTGCGACAACTGTGCCGCCAAAAGCAGTGTTCTGGTAAACCGGCCCGTATTTGGCCATCATATCTTTGGTAAACCCATGCGGGTCAGCAAGCATTTTAAAGGTGTTGCCGATGATCGGCAGGCCCTTCTCGCCCGGAATGTGATCCAGCGAAGTCCCAGGGACACGCTCCGACCAATGCTTCGGCGAAAATCCGTTAGTGTGCGTTTCGGAGATTGTTTTTTCTGCGAGAGTGGCCATGATTTTTCCTTACTGACACAAATGTAAGTAATTCGTTACCCTATGTCCAGCCTGACAGTTCGCGGCGGATAATTTGCTCCAGCATATCCATTCCGGGCACGCTGGTGTTGAGGCAAGACAGAACCGCGAAATCTTCGCCGCCAGCCTCCTGAAACTGTTCCTTGCCTTGAATGACCAGCTCTTCGAGCGTCTCGAGGCAATCAGCAGAGAAACCCGGTGCGGCGATGGCGATCCGCTTGGTACCCGCCTTGGCCTCGTCCTCCAGCGTGGTGTCGGTCGCCGGGGTCAACCATTTGGCCGGGCCAAAACGCGACTGGAAGGTGGTGACATAGCGCATACCGCCGCGTTTCCCCATCGCCGCTTCCACCAGACGCGCGGTCTTGCGGCAATGACAATGATAGGGGTCGCCCAAATCGAGCGTTCGCTGAGGCATCCCGTGAAAACTCAACAAAAGGACTTCGGGTTCAAATTCCAGCGCATCCAATTGTGCGCCCAGATCGGCCGCCAGAGCATCCACATATGCGGGATCATCGTAATAGGGCGGCAGCGTGCGCAGCGAAGTCTGCCAGCGCATAGCCTTCAGCTTTTCGGCCGCTTTATCGACCACGGTCGCGGTCGTTGCGCCCGAATATTGCGGATAAAGCGGCGCAAGCAAAATCCTGTCGCAGCCCTGATCCATCAGCTTCTGCAATTGATCGGCAATGGTGGGCTTGCCGTAGCGCATGGCCCATTCGACTTTGACCTGTCCGCCCAGACGTTCCTGTAAGCCCTCGGCCTGCGCCTTGGTTATGAATGCGAGCGGTGAGCCTTCTTCAGTCCATACCTGAGAATAGGCATGGGCCGATTTCTTGGGCCTTGTATTGAGAATGATACCGCGCAAGATCGGCTGCCAAGCAATCGGCGGAATTTCCACCACGCGCCGGTCGGACAGGAATTCCTTCAGATAGACTTTTACCGCTTTTGCAGTGGGGGCCTCTGGCGTGCCCAGATTGACCACCAGTACGCCGACATTGCCGCTTTTCACGCTTGGGTGATCAGCCGGGAGTTGTTGCGATTGCCAAGTCATGCAGATACCCAAATCATTTCAGCTCTAGAGCCCTTCGGAGAATAGCGGCAGACGGCGAAAGCGCAGCCCGGTCGCAGAAAAAAGTGCGTTTGCAATAGCAGGAGCGCTTACCGCCACGCCTAGTTCCCCGGGATCGACAGGTTCGCCATCGCCTGTGATAAATTCGACATCGATTTCCGGGCAGTCTTCCAGCAAAGGCAGATTCAGATCGCTCAACCGCTGGCTGGTTGGCAGACCGCCTGAATATTGCGTGCTTGAACCCAGGGCGAGCGACAGCCCGAAGATCAGCCCTCCCTCGATCTGCTGCCGCGCGATGTCGAGGTTGATTATCCGGCCAATATCGACCGCAGCGCTCAATTTCGAAACCTTGATCCCGCCTTCACCTTGGCGGGCTGTCGCGACGCAGGCGATGCGCCCTTCGCCAATCCGGTGACAGGCAATGCCTTGTCCGCTTTGTTCGCGTCCGCCGCCCCATTGGCCCAGCCGCGCTGCCTGTTGCAGGCAAGCGACCATACGCGGGTCTCCGCCGAGCATTCCGATACGGTAGGACAAGGGTTCACGCCCGAACATCGATGCTGCCTCGTCGATAAAGCTTTCGGTAAAGAACGCTGTGTACCCGTGTGAATTCCCGCGCATCCGCCCTGTTGAGTGGCCGATGTCTGTTGGCACATGCTCCACCACTGACAACGGAATTCCGTAAGTTGGAACTGCGCCCTCCACCGCCATCGGGTCAGCCACACCAGACGCCGCTTCGCGTGCCGCCCAATGGGTTTTGTTGGCGAACAAACGCTCGCCAAATTCGCGCGCAGTGGCAGGCGCTGCAATTCTCGTTTGCAATGCCGCGATCTGGCCAGCTGCTCCGGGGATCAATTTCGCCCACATCAAAGCGGCGGCAGGTGTGCGATGCAACCCGGCCACATGTTCCTGCCAGCGCGACCAGACCAGTTGCACAGGCCGCGGATTGTCGCGGGAAACCTCTCGCGCAATCAGCGCGATCTCAATTGCGTGGTCATGCTCCAACCGGCGGTCAAAACTCCCGCCAGCGGGCATGGGATAAAGCACAACGTCCTCTAGCGAGAGGCCGATTGCCTTTGCCGCAGCCTCCCTCGCACGTTCGGGGGCTTGGCTCGCAATCCACAATTCCAGCCTGCCATCAGCATATCGTGCCGTGGCGCTAGCGGTTTCGAGCGCCGCATGCATCGCTGGTGCGACTTCGTAGCGGCGGGCTATATCGGGTTCGCCCACAGCGCCATCGCCTCTTTGCGCCACAACAATTGCCGTCCCGCTGCGCGTGGCCTCGATTAATTTGTCAGCGATATCACTGCTGTCGACGACATTGGCGACCGAGAATTTTGGCTTCATCGCGGCCAACGCTTGGTCTGCGCTCCACCAATCGCTTGCCACTGCGGCGAGCCAACGCTTGCCTTTTATCACGGTGATGACCCGTGAATTACCGGCCACGGCGTTGCTATCAAATTCGGATAACTCGGATTGCTCGACCGGCCCATGCGTTATCGCGGCATAGACCATATCGGGCAGCCGGACGTCTCCTGCGAACAAATGCGTACCATCGACTTTAGAAGGCAGATCAAGCCGGGGATAGGCAATCTCCTCCTCTGCCTGACCCGCAATCGGTCGCTCCGATGCGGCCCATGCTCTAAGCGCCGGAGGGTCAGGCGCTTCGCGCTTCGACGCCCCCCCGACCAGTTCGGCAAAAGCCAGCTTCTTGTCCTCATGACTGACGAAGCCGCCCGCTGCATCACAAGCACTTGGTTCGATATCCCATCGCTCGGCGGCTTCCTCTATCAGCACCATCCGCGCCGATGCAGCAGCTTGACGGCAAGAGCTCTCATAGGCTGCCACTGACAAGCCCTCTGCAGTGGCGGAAAAACGGCTGATCTGGGCGAAGCGCTCGGCGAGCAAATCGTCAGGCTCATCGGCCATACCCGGCGCAAACGGCATCCATAAAGCCGACCATTTGGCCGCAAGCGGAATGTTGGCGTAGGCACCGCTGACCGGTGCCGGTTCAACTGCGACTTGCCGCCAATCTGCGCCCAGCTCGGCACAGATAATCTGCGGCAGAATGGTCGTTATGCCCTGCCCCATTTCCAATTGCGGTACCGCGACCGTAATCACGCCGTCGGCGGCGATCTTCAGCCAAGCGTCAAATGCATATTCATTGCGTCCCGGCCTGAGCGGGGTGGGATATGTTCTAGGCCGAAGCGCCCAGGCTGCCAGCAACCCGCCACCGACAGCAGCGCCGATTAGCACACCGCGGCGGCTGACAAGCATGGTCAGGCGTTCTCCTTGGAAACGGCTGCCTCAGACTTAGAAGCGGCATCGAGCCAGTCAGAGAGCTTGCGGGCAATGTCCCGAAATGGCTCTGCTTCGGCGCTGTCACCCGCGGCAGAGGGGGAGCCCGCATCGCTGGAAATACGAATTTCCATCGCCAAAGGAATCCGGCCAAGGAACGGAATGCCAGTTCCTTCCGAAGCATCCTCGACGCCGCCCTTGCCAAACGGATCGCTCACCTCTCCGCAAGATGGGCAGGTATAGCCGGACATATTTTCCACCAACCCGATAATCGGAACCTTGCCCGTTTCAAATAAATTGGCTGCGCGCTGCGCGTCGATCAGGGCCAGATCTTGCGGGGTAGAGACAATCACCGCGCCTTCAGGCTTGAATTTGGACAGCATCGTCAATTGCACATCACCAGTGCCCGGTGGCAGGTCAATCAGCAGCAATTCGGTATCACCCCAATGCGCATCGACCAATTGGGCCATCGCATTGCCAGCCATCGGACCGCGCCATGCCAGCGCTTTACCCGGTTCAACCAGATGTCCCATCGACAGCACCGGAACGCCGTGGCGGCTTGGCACCGGAACCAGTTTCTCGTTGCGGCCCTCGGGTTTTGCACCCTTATTATCGAACAATGTCGGCTGCGAAGGGCCATAGACATCGGCATCAACCACTCCGACTTTGCGCCCCATTCTGGCAAGAGCGACCGCCAAATTCGCCGTCAGCGTCGATTTACCCACACCGCCCTTGCCCGATCCGACAGCAATAATTCGAGGTGTTTTGGGGGCAGGAGCTACCGGTGGTGCAGGCGCACGATCCGCCACCATTGCCACGCGCACTTCGGAAACACCCTCCGCCTCGCCCAGCATTTGTTTTACCGCTGATTCCAGACCGGCGCGATTATCGGCGTCCAATCCTGATGCTTCGAGCACCAACGTTACTGTGCCATCCGTTAGCTTTATCGTCTGTATGCGCGCCGCAACCGAGTCCGGCAGCCGCGCTTTTAATGCCTGTTCATCCATAATCGGGTCCTAGCAGTAAATTCCCGCACGCACCCCCTGTTTTTCCTACAATCGACACCTATAAAGAGTTCATGAGCACATTTGGCGCAATTGCGAAAAATATCGGGCTGGCAATGGCTGGCAAAAACCCATGGGGCGGCAAATCGGACAGTTCCGATGGCCCATCCGGCAGCGGCGGAGGGTCTGATTCAGATTCCGGCGGCAGCGAAAAGCCTAAGGGACCGCGCAATCCGTGGTTGCCGGGAAGCGGTGGAGGTGGCGGTGAAGAGCCGCGCCGTTCTGCCAATATCGAAGACATCTTCAAAAAGCGTGGGCCAGAGGGTCCGCGCAAAGGCGGCGGCGGCCCCGGCGGCCCCAATTTCCAATTCCCGCAGCGACCCGGCGGCAAAAGCTGGCTTCCCGTTGCAATCGGCGTGGTGGCACTGGCCTGGGTCGGGACGACCTCAATTCATTTTGTTCAGCCCAAAGAGCAAGGTGTTGTTACAACGCTCGGCAAGTTCTCCCGGACTTTCAATCCAGGCACAAACTGGACATTACCCGCCCCATTCGAAAGCGTGTACATCGAAAATGTCAGCGAAGTTCGTGCTTTCCGCATTCCCGAAGGGTCTGAAGGCGAGAAACTGATCCTGACTGGCGATCAAAACCTGGTCAATCTTTCTTACCTTATTAGGTGGAATATCAATGACTTGTCCCTGTATAAGTTCCGCCTCGCAAAACCAATCGAGACGGTAAAGCAAGCCGCTGAGGCGGCCATGCGTTCTGCCGTTGCGGAAAAAACTTTGGACGATACTTTCTCCGGCGAAGGCCGGGCGCAAATCGAAGAACGCGTCCGGACCCGGATGCAAGCGATCCTTGACGGATACAAAGCTGGTATCACGGTCCAAGGTGTTGAAATCGACAAGACCGATCCACCCGAGCAGGTTAGTGACGCATTCAAAGATGTGTCTGCGGCTGAGCAGGATGCCGATGCAGCACGCAACCGTTCGCGCGGTGTAGCGCAGCAGATTTTGGCGGCCGCAGAAGGTGAAACCGCAGCGTTCGATAAGGTGTATGAGCAATATCGACTTGCCCCTGAGGTCACCCGCCAGCGCCTATATTACGAGACTATGGAGCGTGTTTTGAGCCAAACCGACAAAACCATCGTCGAAACTAATGGAGTGACAACGTATTTGCCGCTTCCGGAAATTCGCAAGCGAGCACAAGCAGCGCCGCCGGCCTCGCCACCTGCTGCGGTGGAGGGACAATGAACATGACAAATATTTGGGAAAGCCATAAACTTTCGATCATCGCAGTCGGCCTCGCTTTGATTGGCCTGATGTCCAGTATGGTCGTCATCCCCGAAGAAGAGCAAGCAGTTGTCGTGCGTACGGGTAATCCCGTGCGTGTTATCAACCGCTTCCAACCCGATGTCCCATTTGGTGAAACCGGCGCCGGAGTCGTTTTACGTATCCCGCTGGTTGAACAAGTCATCCGGATCGACAAACGCGTGCTCGATCTCGATATGAGCCAGCAACAAGTGCTCTCCAGCGATCAGCAGCGCTTGCTTGTCGATGCCTATGCGCGGTTTCGGATAATCGATCCCGTACAGATGGTTGAGTCGGCTGGCACGACCGACGGCGTTAGGCTGCAGCTTGAACCAATTCTCAACTCAGTCCTCCGCCAAGAATTGGGGCGGCGGACTTTCGCAGCGATGCTGACGGCTGAGCGCGGCGACGCGATGAGCAATATAACGTCCAAGCTTGATGATCAGGCTCGGCGCTATGGCGCGCAAGTAATTGATGTGCGCATCAAGCAAACCGACCTGCCAACAGGTGCGCCATTGGCAGCAGCATTCACCCGGATGGAAACTGACCGCGAACGCGAAGCCCGCACGATCCGCGCTCAGGGTCAACGCGACGCACGGATCATTCGGGCAGAAGCTGATGCCGAAGCGGCTAGAATTTACGCTGAAAGCTTCGGGAAAGATCCCGGTTTCTATGATTTCTACCGGGCCATGCAAAGCTATGACAAGACCTTTGCGCAGGGCGAAGATCAGGGCGAAAGCAGCATCATTCTGTCACCCGACAATGAATATCTGCGACAGTTCAGGGGTCGCCGTTAGACGCCTGTCGTTGACCGTTGGTCGATGGGCACCATGACTGTTCAATCGCCGTTCAGCGGATCCTGTAAGAAGGGGAGCAAGAACAACGGAAAAGCGGGGCCTTCCCGGCCCGAGTGAGCAAAAGGAAAGTAAGGACGTGAAGCCTGTGCGATATGCTTATGGATTAACCTCCGCGCTGCTGGTTGGCGGCGCAGCCATTTCTCTGATGACCGGTTATCCAGCCGGCGCGCAAGTGGCGCAAAATGATGATAGCCAGATGGCCAGAGTTGTACCGCGAGCGGGCGCTCCGGTAAGCTTTGCTGATCTGACCGAGCAATTGCAGCCAGCCGTGGTCAACATCGCAACCCGGCAGCGTGTCGAAGTCGAACAGCGGGGCAATTCACTCGCAGAATTGTTCGGCATGCCGCAACGCAGCGCACCACAGGGCGGCGCTCCGCAAACCCGCGAGGCGCAATCGCTGGGTTCCGGATTTATCATTTCGGCCGATGGTTACGTGGTCACCAACAACCACGTTGTCAGCCCTTCGGGTCGCGGTACGGTTGAAGAAATCACCGTGAAAATGCCCGACGGCAAAGAATATGAAGCGACCCTGGTTGGAGCTGATGCTGCGTCTGATCTGGCTGTGCTAAAAATCCAGAGCGACAAGGATTTTCCTTTCGTAGAATTCGGCGATTCAGCGCAGGCACGCACAGGTGACTGGGTGATTGCGATTGGCAATCCATTCGGCCTTGGCGGGACGGTAACCAGCGGAATTGTCTCCGCCGTTATGCGCAATACCGGCGGCGGTGCCTATGATCGCTTCATCCAGACCGATGCCAGCATCAATCGCGGCAATTCGGGCGGGCCGTTGTTCGATATGCAAGGTAATGTAATCGGCATTAACAACGCGATCCTGTCCCCCTCGGGCGGCAGCGTGGGTATCGGTTTTGCGATCCCGGCAGAAACCGCCAAGCCAATTGTCGAACAGTTGAAGAGCGGTAAAACCATCGAGCGCGGTTATCTGGGCGTCAGCATCACACCGGTTGATGATGATTTGGCCGATTCGCTCGGCCTACGCCGCAATCGCGGTGAATTTGTTCAATTGGTTGAACCCGATGCGGGGGCAGACAAGGCGGGCATCGAGGCGGGCGATATCGTGATCTCGATTGACGGCAAAGAAGTCACGCCCGACCAGACATTGTCGTTCCTGGTTGCCAATATCAAACCCGGCACGACAATCGC is part of the Pontixanthobacter gangjinensis genome and encodes:
- the hflC gene encoding protease modulator HflC, with amino-acid sequence MTNIWESHKLSIIAVGLALIGLMSSMVVIPEEEQAVVVRTGNPVRVINRFQPDVPFGETGAGVVLRIPLVEQVIRIDKRVLDLDMSQQQVLSSDQQRLLVDAYARFRIIDPVQMVESAGTTDGVRLQLEPILNSVLRQELGRRTFAAMLTAERGDAMSNITSKLDDQARRYGAQVIDVRIKQTDLPTGAPLAAAFTRMETDREREARTIRAQGQRDARIIRAEADAEAARIYAESFGKDPGFYDFYRAMQSYDKTFAQGEDQGESSIILSPDNEYLRQFRGRR
- a CDS encoding Do family serine endopeptidase codes for the protein MRYAYGLTSALLVGGAAISLMTGYPAGAQVAQNDDSQMARVVPRAGAPVSFADLTEQLQPAVVNIATRQRVEVEQRGNSLAELFGMPQRSAPQGGAPQTREAQSLGSGFIISADGYVVTNNHVVSPSGRGTVEEITVKMPDGKEYEATLVGADAASDLAVLKIQSDKDFPFVEFGDSAQARTGDWVIAIGNPFGLGGTVTSGIVSAVMRNTGGGAYDRFIQTDASINRGNSGGPLFDMQGNVIGINNAILSPSGGSVGIGFAIPAETAKPIVEQLKSGKTIERGYLGVSITPVDDDLADSLGLRRNRGEFVQLVEPDAGADKAGIEAGDIVISIDGKEVTPDQTLSFLVANIKPGTTIAIELVREGKTRTVRALVGKRPTEDQIRERQMFRGDDEAEMPEQSEDASPVIDKLGLQVVAINAEIARQLRVPANTKGVAILKVNPNSDAATKGLRRRDIILTANYKPVASIADLETIVNEAVAEDREAVLLQIQREGGAPAYRAVRLR